Proteins from a single region of Esox lucius isolate fEsoLuc1 chromosome 13, fEsoLuc1.pri, whole genome shotgun sequence:
- the scarb2a gene encoding lysosome membrane protein 2a isoform X2 has translation MTRRSCAIYATGIVCAHLLIVGIALVVAQVFQTMIHNRLKKEFTLTEASKVFESWKNPPTAVYMEYYFFNVTNPHVFLAGGKAVVAQIGPYTYREYRPRENVTFLENGTKVYALNPKSFVFVPEKSSGDPEVDILTTVNIPAVAVMSELNSYSFLLRSFVSMWMNSIGVEIFMNRTVQEVLWGFKDPLLSKIHAMKPDVDDYFGLMWKKNGTHEGEFVFKTGEQDYMEYGRIETWNKLTEMSWWSSNQSNMINGTDGSVFHPLLSRKELLYIFAADLCRSIHLGYVEDVEVKGIPAYRFAPPHDVLQSPQENPTNAGFCVPAGDCLGTGVLKVSVCREGAPIVVSFPHFYQADEKYINAVEGLSPNKEEHETYLDLNPTTGIPIRACKRAQLNIILNRVSGFPKTKHLNETIFPIMFVNETATIDDDSAAQMRTLLLIVTLVSNFPLLIVGMGAILLVVLVILVCRSRQKKTAKDETAYTQVSDKPEVEPSESSHTNQPMRNGSYIAMSPVEAQKC, from the exons GAATTTACTTTGACCGAGGCGAGTAAAGTGTTTGAATCATGGAAGAACCCACCTACTGCTGTCTACATGGAGTATTACTTCTTTAACGTCACCAACCCTCACGTGTTCTTAGCAGGGGGCAAGGCAGTGGTTGCCCAGATTGGGCCTTACACTTACAG GGAATACAGACCCAGGGAAAATGTGACCTTTCTAGAAAATGGAACCAAGGTTTATGCCCTGAACCCCAAAAGCTTCGTCTTCGTCCCAGAGAAGTCCAGTGGAGATCCAGAGGTCGACATTCTGACTACTGTCAACATTCCAGCTgtg GCGGTGATGAGTGAGCTGAACTCCTACTCTTTTCTTCTGCGTTCCTTCGTCTCCATGTGGATGAACTCCATCGGCGTGGAAATCTTCATGAATCGCACTGTCCAGGAAGTGCTGTGGGGCTTCAAAGACCCGCTGCTCTCCAAAATCCATGCCATGAAGCCAGATGTGGATGATTATTTTGGATTAATGTGGAAG AAAAATGGAACTCACGAAGGAGAGTTTGTGTTCAAGACTGGCGAACAGGACTACATGGAGTATGGCAGAATAGAAACATGGAATAAGCTAAC GGAAATGTCTTGGTGGTCCTCTAACCAAAGCAACATGATCAATGGGACCGATGGCAGTGTGTTTCACCCTTTGTTGTCCAGGAAAGAGCTGCTGTACATCTTTGCTGCTGACCTCTGCAG GTCTATCCACCTTGGTTATGTGGAGGATGTGGAAGTGAAGGGGATCCCAGCCTACCGCTTCGCCCCTCCACACGATGTTCTCCAGAGTCCTCAGGAGAACCCCACTAACGCCGGCTTCTGTGTGCCAGCTGGAGACTGCCTTGGCACCGGCGTGCTAAAAGTCAGTGTTTGTCGAGAAG GTGCACCTATCGTGGTGTCATTCCCCCATTTCTATCAGGCAGATGAGAAGTACATTAATGCTGTGGAAGGACTGAGCCCCAACAAGGAGGAGCATGAGACTTACCTTGACCTTAACCCG ACCACTGGAATCCCCATTCGTGCCTGCAAGAGAGCCCAGCTGAATATCATTCTTAACCGGGTTTCAGGCTTTCC CAAAACCAAACATCTGAACGAGACCATTTTCCCAATCATGTTTGTCAATGAG ACCGCCACGATCGACGATGATTCCGCTGCCCAGATGAGGACCCTGTTGCTCATCGTCACCCTTGTGTCCAACTTCCCTCTGCTCATCGTGGGCATGGGCGCCATCCTACTGGTAGTCCTGGTCATCCTAGTGTGCCGGTCCCGCCAGAAGAAG acggCGAAGGATGAAACCGCCTATACTCAAGTCAGCGACAAACCCGAGGTCGAGCCGTCAGAAAGCAGCCACACAAACCAGCCAATGAGGAACGGTTCCTACATCGCCATGTCTCCCGTGGAGGCCCAGAAGTGTTGA
- the scarb2a gene encoding lysosome membrane protein 2a isoform X1, whose amino-acid sequence MTRRSCAIYATGIVCAHLLIVGIALVVAQVFQTMIHNRLKKEFTLTEASKVFESWKNPPTAVYMEYYFFNVTNPHVFLAGGKAVVAQIGPYTYREYRPRENVTFLENGTKVYALNPKSFVFVPEKSSGDPEVDILTTVNIPAVAVMSELNSYSFLLRSFVSMWMNSIGVEIFMNRTVQEVLWGFKDPLLSKIHAMKPDVDDYFGLMWKKNGTHEGEFVFKTGEQDYMEYGRIETWNKLTEMSWWSSNQSNMINGTDGSVFHPLLSRKELLYIFAADLCRSIHLGYVEDVEVKGIPAYRFAPPHDVLQSPQENPTNAGFCVPAGDCLGTGVLKVSVCREGAPIVVSFPHFYQADEKYINAVEGLSPNKEEHETYLDLNPTTGIPIRACKRAQLNIILNRVSGFPKTKHLNETIFPIMFVNETATIDDDSAAQMRTLLLIVTLVSNFPLLIVGMGAILLVVLVILVCRSRQKKNEVKRIDFTEAFHSFTTAKDETAYTQVSDKPEVEPSESSHTNQPMRNGSYIAMSPVEAQKC is encoded by the exons GAATTTACTTTGACCGAGGCGAGTAAAGTGTTTGAATCATGGAAGAACCCACCTACTGCTGTCTACATGGAGTATTACTTCTTTAACGTCACCAACCCTCACGTGTTCTTAGCAGGGGGCAAGGCAGTGGTTGCCCAGATTGGGCCTTACACTTACAG GGAATACAGACCCAGGGAAAATGTGACCTTTCTAGAAAATGGAACCAAGGTTTATGCCCTGAACCCCAAAAGCTTCGTCTTCGTCCCAGAGAAGTCCAGTGGAGATCCAGAGGTCGACATTCTGACTACTGTCAACATTCCAGCTgtg GCGGTGATGAGTGAGCTGAACTCCTACTCTTTTCTTCTGCGTTCCTTCGTCTCCATGTGGATGAACTCCATCGGCGTGGAAATCTTCATGAATCGCACTGTCCAGGAAGTGCTGTGGGGCTTCAAAGACCCGCTGCTCTCCAAAATCCATGCCATGAAGCCAGATGTGGATGATTATTTTGGATTAATGTGGAAG AAAAATGGAACTCACGAAGGAGAGTTTGTGTTCAAGACTGGCGAACAGGACTACATGGAGTATGGCAGAATAGAAACATGGAATAAGCTAAC GGAAATGTCTTGGTGGTCCTCTAACCAAAGCAACATGATCAATGGGACCGATGGCAGTGTGTTTCACCCTTTGTTGTCCAGGAAAGAGCTGCTGTACATCTTTGCTGCTGACCTCTGCAG GTCTATCCACCTTGGTTATGTGGAGGATGTGGAAGTGAAGGGGATCCCAGCCTACCGCTTCGCCCCTCCACACGATGTTCTCCAGAGTCCTCAGGAGAACCCCACTAACGCCGGCTTCTGTGTGCCAGCTGGAGACTGCCTTGGCACCGGCGTGCTAAAAGTCAGTGTTTGTCGAGAAG GTGCACCTATCGTGGTGTCATTCCCCCATTTCTATCAGGCAGATGAGAAGTACATTAATGCTGTGGAAGGACTGAGCCCCAACAAGGAGGAGCATGAGACTTACCTTGACCTTAACCCG ACCACTGGAATCCCCATTCGTGCCTGCAAGAGAGCCCAGCTGAATATCATTCTTAACCGGGTTTCAGGCTTTCC CAAAACCAAACATCTGAACGAGACCATTTTCCCAATCATGTTTGTCAATGAG ACCGCCACGATCGACGATGATTCCGCTGCCCAGATGAGGACCCTGTTGCTCATCGTCACCCTTGTGTCCAACTTCCCTCTGCTCATCGTGGGCATGGGCGCCATCCTACTGGTAGTCCTGGTCATCCTAGTGTGCCGGTCCCGCCAGAAGAAG AATGAAGTAAAACGTATTGATTTTACTGAAGCTTTTCATTCTTTTACT acggCGAAGGATGAAACCGCCTATACTCAAGTCAGCGACAAACCCGAGGTCGAGCCGTCAGAAAGCAGCCACACAAACCAGCCAATGAGGAACGGTTCCTACATCGCCATGTCTCCCGTGGAGGCCCAGAAGTGTTGA